Proteins encoded in a region of the Malaciobacter mytili LMG 24559 genome:
- a CDS encoding ABC transporter permease, with amino-acid sequence MFKVALYLIISLVLIIFLMPLFYTVSPYDLNPNAILSSPSLAHPLGTDRLGRDVLARVLQGGQTSLIIGFLSAVISSIIGLFIGINAGFFKGKIDKTITILIDLFLTFPTFFLLLALVSYIQASSVILIIVISITGWMSMARLIRSESFAISNKPYIKVLKLANVSNFKIIFKYFAPLLAPIFLMSFTFSVGGAILAESGLSFLGLGINPPNMSWGSLLSDGRAVIDIAWWVSFFPGLMIFLITFCLIQISDFIQQKANAKDIQ; translated from the coding sequence ATGTTTAAAGTGGCGTTATATTTAATTATTAGTTTAGTATTAATTATCTTTTTAATGCCACTTTTTTATACAGTATCACCTTATGATTTAAATCCAAATGCTATTTTATCCTCTCCTTCCCTTGCTCATCCTTTAGGTACTGATAGATTGGGAAGAGATGTTTTAGCAAGAGTTTTACAAGGTGGACAAACTTCTTTAATTATAGGTTTTTTATCTGCTGTTATTAGTTCAATTATAGGACTTTTTATAGGTATTAATGCAGGGTTTTTTAAAGGTAAAATAGATAAAACAATTACTATTTTAATTGATTTATTTTTAACTTTTCCCACATTCTTTTTACTTTTAGCTTTGGTATCATATATTCAAGCTTCTTCTGTTATTTTGATTATTGTTATTTCTATAACAGGCTGGATGAGTATGGCTAGACTTATTAGAAGTGAGAGTTTTGCCATTTCAAATAAACCTTATATCAAGGTTTTAAAACTTGCAAATGTTTCAAACTTTAAAATAATATTTAAATATTTTGCTCCACTTTTAGCACCTATTTTTCTTATGTCTTTTACTTTTTCTGTTGGAGGAGCAATTTTAGCTGAGTCTGGACTTTCTTTTTTAGGACTTGGGATAAATCCACCAAATATGTCATGGGGGAGCTTATTAAGTGATGGAAGGGCTGTAATAGATATTGCTTGGTGGGTTAGTTTTTTCCCAGGATTAATGATATTTTTAATTACTTTTTGTTTAATTCAAAT
- the rsmD gene encoding 16S rRNA (guanine(966)-N(2))-methyltransferase RsmD, with product MKKKILTTQIIAGKYKGKKIELPSLEVTRSSKARLKESFFNVLQFDVCDKLFVEAFAGSGSIGLEAVSRGVKRAYFVEIDKNSYNILTRNCKAIENEKCQTFYGDTFTQLPIILNSLKNSSDELVIYIDPPFDYRDGMEDIYEKSFEIVRKIENDNVFLITFEHVSTLEIPEELGKFALYKTKKFGKSSLSYYKYKS from the coding sequence ATGAAAAAAAAAATATTAACTACACAAATAATTGCAGGAAAATATAAAGGTAAAAAAATTGAGCTACCTTCTTTAGAAGTAACAAGAAGTTCAAAAGCAAGATTAAAAGAGTCTTTTTTTAATGTTTTGCAATTTGATGTTTGTGATAAGCTTTTTGTTGAAGCTTTTGCAGGAAGTGGAAGTATTGGTCTAGAAGCTGTAAGTAGAGGTGTAAAAAGGGCATATTTTGTTGAGATTGATAAAAATTCATATAATATTTTAACAAGAAATTGTAAAGCAATAGAAAATGAAAAATGCCAGACTTTTTATGGGGATACTTTTACTCAATTGCCTATTATTTTAAATAGTTTAAAAAATTCAAGTGATGAGTTAGTTATTTATATTGATCCTCCTTTTGATTATAGAGATGGAATGGAAGATATTTATGAAAAATCATTTGAAATTGTAAGAAAAATAGAAAATGACAATGTTTTTTTAATTACTTTTGAACATGTAAGTACTTTAGAGATACCAGAAGAGCTTGGAAAGTTTGCCTTATATAAAACTAAAAAGTTTGGTAAAAGTTCACTATCTTATTATAAATATAAAAGTTAA
- the rny gene encoding ribonuclease Y, with translation MESILVGVITALLSSLISILIVKKLYSAKFDILIEQAKAKAKIIEHEAEVILKDAQIKAKRDYDKEFRTAKKEYDEMLFQIEKKEKELNKHLESELRIIKEQKAEIVEKNQKITTIKDGLKRQQKTYEEKIAKAIKVLENASGLTIEEAKELMLEKVKEDSRAQIASIFRKKYKAAEQKSKEEINNMLSQAVTRYAGEFAAERLINNLPLSDEETKGKIIGKEGRNIKALEMLLGVDIIIDDTPNTITISSFNLYRRAIATKTIEELLEDGRIQPARIEEIYKKVKAEFDKNIQKEGEDVVLELGIGSMHPELIKLVGRLRYRASYGQNALKHTLEVAHLAGLLAAQMGGDPILARRAGLLHDIGKALTHEMPGSHVHLGAEMCRRYDESDTVINAIYAHHGHEEPINVESAAVCAADALSAARPGARREVLESFLKRVEEVENISTSKTGVLNAFAINAGREVRVIVKAELVNDDEAVLLANEIAQDIEAKVQYPGEIKVNVIREIRAESYAR, from the coding sequence ATGGAATCAATTTTAGTTGGTGTTATAACTGCACTACTAAGTTCATTGATTAGTATACTAATAGTTAAAAAGTTATATAGTGCAAAATTTGATATCTTAATCGAGCAAGCAAAAGCTAAAGCTAAAATAATTGAGCATGAAGCAGAAGTAATTTTAAAAGATGCTCAAATTAAGGCTAAAAGAGATTATGATAAAGAGTTTAGGACGGCAAAAAAAGAGTATGATGAGATGCTTTTTCAAATAGAGAAAAAGGAAAAAGAGTTAAATAAACATCTTGAATCAGAATTAAGAATTATAAAAGAACAAAAAGCTGAAATAGTAGAAAAAAATCAAAAAATTACCACTATTAAAGATGGATTAAAAAGACAACAAAAAACTTATGAAGAAAAAATTGCTAAAGCTATAAAAGTTTTAGAAAATGCTTCTGGGCTTACTATTGAAGAAGCAAAAGAGCTTATGCTTGAAAAAGTAAAAGAGGATAGTAGGGCTCAAATTGCATCAATTTTTAGAAAAAAATATAAAGCTGCTGAACAAAAATCTAAAGAAGAGATAAATAATATGTTATCTCAAGCTGTTACTAGGTATGCAGGAGAATTTGCAGCAGAAAGACTTATTAATAACTTACCATTAAGTGATGAGGAGACTAAGGGGAAGATTATTGGTAAAGAAGGAAGAAATATAAAAGCATTAGAGATGCTTTTAGGTGTTGATATTATTATTGATGATACACCAAATACAATTACAATTTCATCTTTTAACCTATATAGAAGAGCAATTGCTACTAAAACTATTGAAGAGTTATTAGAAGATGGAAGAATACAACCTGCAAGAATTGAAGAAATTTATAAAAAAGTTAAAGCAGAGTTTGATAAAAATATCCAAAAAGAGGGTGAAGATGTTGTATTAGAACTAGGTATTGGTTCAATGCATCCAGAACTTATAAAACTTGTTGGAAGATTAAGATATAGGGCTTCTTATGGGCAAAATGCTTTAAAACATACTTTAGAAGTGGCTCATTTAGCTGGACTTTTAGCAGCTCAAATGGGAGGAGATCCTATTTTAGCAAGACGAGCTGGTCTTTTACATGATATAGGAAAAGCATTAACTCATGAAATGCCAGGCTCACATGTACACTTAGGTGCTGAAATGTGTAGAAGATATGATGAAAGTGACACAGTTATAAATGCTATTTATGCTCATCATGGACATGAAGAACCTATAAATGTAGAAAGTGCAGCTGTATGTGCAGCTGATGCTTTAAGTGCAGCAAGACCAGGGGCTAGAAGAGAAGTATTAGAAAGCTTCTTAAAAAGAGTAGAAGAAGTTGAAAACATCTCTACAAGTAAAACAGGAGTTTTAAATGCCTTTGCTATTAATGCAGGAAGAGAAGTTAGAGTTATAGTAAAAGCTGAGTTAGTAAATGATGATGAAGCAGTTCTATTAGCAAATGAAATTGCTCAAGATATTGAAGCAAAAGTTCAATATCCTGGTGAAATTAAAGTAAATGTAATTAGAGAAATAAGAGCTGAAAGTTATGCTAGATAA
- a CDS encoding 5-formyltetrahydrofolate cyclo-ligase, with translation MEESHKRDFRKSCIKRLEFESRFSKLYKDKKVVIKLYKFIKEYKPKSVLLYIPMGMEVDVKPLINKLRKERECEVYVPFMIGDSFKSVKYRLPLKRKKFGIKEPNYSTLKPKKIDLAIVPVVGVDGLCKRIGFGKGMYDRFFYRLNYSPTIIFTQLKLCKTSKILSNDYDIQADYIITN, from the coding sequence ATGGAAGAGAGTCACAAACGTGATTTTAGAAAATCGTGTATTAAAAGATTAGAATTTGAAAGTCGTTTTTCAAAGTTATATAAAGACAAAAAAGTAGTAATAAAATTATATAAATTTATAAAAGAGTACAAACCAAAAAGTGTACTTTTATATATTCCAATGGGAATGGAAGTAGATGTAAAACCATTGATAAATAAACTTCGCAAAGAGAGGGAGTGTGAAGTTTATGTTCCATTTATGATAGGGGATAGTTTTAAAAGTGTAAAGTATAGATTACCATTAAAAAGGAAAAAATTTGGTATAAAAGAACCTAATTACTCAACTTTAAAACCTAAAAAGATTGATTTAGCAATAGTTCCTGTTGTAGGAGTAGATGGACTATGCAAAAGAATAGGGTTTGGAAAAGGTATGTATGATAGGTTTTTTTACAGATTAAATTATTCTCCTACTATAATTTTTACTCAACTTAAACTTTGTAAAACGTCAAAAATATTATCTAATGATTACGATATTCAAGCTGATTATATAATTACAAATTAA
- a CDS encoding TlpA family protein disulfide reductase: protein MQFKKIAFLSILLTLFITGCSDSKVEEEGKTTAEKIQRKTEFNLQKLDGTTITVKKQEENLIFMGLENKVILLNFFTTWCPPCKAEIPHLNNLKDKYPNDIEIIAVSLAQEDGNLPTNDILQTFKEEFNIKYQLVNSAENYELAKEMGGIRTIPTMFLFNPKGELKQKYIGIVPEEMLETDINKELGKK from the coding sequence ATGCAGTTTAAGAAAATAGCATTTCTTTCAATTTTATTAACACTTTTTATTACTGGTTGTAGTGATTCAAAAGTTGAAGAGGAAGGTAAAACTACTGCTGAAAAGATACAAAGAAAAACAGAATTTAATTTACAAAAGCTTGATGGAACTACTATAACAGTTAAAAAACAAGAAGAAAACCTTATTTTTATGGGCTTAGAAAATAAAGTGATTTTACTAAACTTCTTTACAACTTGGTGTCCACCTTGTAAAGCTGAAATACCTCATTTAAATAATTTAAAAGATAAATATCCAAATGATATAGAAATTATTGCAGTTAGTTTAGCGCAAGAAGATGGCAATCTTCCTACAAATGATATTTTACAAACATTTAAAGAAGAATTTAATATTAAATACCAACTTGTAAATAGTGCAGAAAATTATGAACTTGCAAAAGAAATGGGAGGAATAAGAACAATTCCTACTATGTTTTTATTTAACCCAAAGGGTGAATTAAAGCAAAAATATATTGGTATAGTTCCAGAAGAGATGTTAGAGACTGATATTAATAAAGAACTTGGGAAAAAGTAA
- the ftsY gene encoding signal recognition particle-docking protein FtsY: MFNFFKKKKEEPKIEEEALIQEELKPIEKTEQKPVLEEKIIEEVKPKEEKKSFFSKALEKTFANIKAVVPQKKEKISFEDIEELLIEADVEYEIIEKAMDGLPELITRKQLRHRLVMLFEHAPNVDMSNLPKPFVRLIIGVNGAGKTTTIAKLANKSKKEGKSVVLGAGDTFRAAAIEQLATWAEKIDVPIIKTRQGHDPSAVAFDTISSAVAKNIDNVIIDTAGRLQTQTNLNNELKKIVKVCSKAMEGAPHQKLLIIDGTQGNSAIAQAKAFNEMVQVDGIIVTKLDGTAKGGALFSISNQLELPIFYVGVGEKQEDLIEFSPDEFVDSLLDEIYTSDK; this comes from the coding sequence ATGTTTAATTTTTTTAAAAAGAAAAAAGAAGAACCAAAAATTGAAGAAGAAGCTTTAATACAAGAAGAATTAAAGCCAATTGAAAAAACAGAACAAAAGCCTGTTTTAGAAGAAAAAATTATAGAAGAAGTTAAGCCAAAAGAAGAGAAAAAAAGTTTCTTTTCAAAGGCTTTAGAAAAAACTTTTGCAAATATTAAAGCAGTTGTTCCTCAAAAAAAAGAGAAAATTAGTTTTGAGGATATTGAAGAGCTTTTAATAGAAGCTGATGTTGAGTATGAAATTATAGAAAAAGCCATGGATGGACTACCTGAACTAATTACAAGAAAACAGTTAAGACATAGACTTGTAATGCTTTTTGAACATGCTCCAAATGTTGATATGTCAAATCTTCCAAAACCTTTTGTAAGACTTATTATTGGAGTTAATGGAGCTGGGAAGACTACAACTATTGCAAAATTAGCAAATAAAAGTAAAAAAGAAGGTAAAAGTGTAGTATTAGGTGCTGGAGATACTTTTAGAGCAGCAGCTATTGAACAACTTGCAACTTGGGCAGAAAAAATTGATGTTCCTATTATAAAAACAAGACAAGGGCATGATCCAAGTGCAGTTGCATTTGATACTATTTCTTCAGCAGTTGCTAAAAATATTGATAATGTAATTATTGATACAGCAGGAAGATTACAAACACAAACAAATTTAAATAATGAACTTAAAAAAATAGTTAAAGTTTGTAGTAAAGCAATGGAAGGCGCACCACATCAAAAACTACTTATTATTGATGGGACACAAGGAAACTCTGCAATTGCACAAGCAAAAGCTTTCAATGAAATGGTACAAGTTGATGGTATTATTGTAACAAAGCTTGATGGAACTGCAAAAGGTGGAGCTTTATTTTCTATTTCAAATCAATTAGAGCTTCCAATTTTTTATGTGGGAGTTGGAGAAAAACAAGAGGACTTAATAGAGTTTAGTCCTGATGAATTTGTTGATAGCTTATTAGACGAAATTTATACTTCTGATAAATAA